In Synechococcus sp. A18-25c, a single window of DNA contains:
- a CDS encoding rod shape-determining protein, translating to MLFRRFQLSRDIGIDLGTANTLIYVSGKGIVLQEPSVVALDLERGVTMAVGDEAKLMLGRTPGNIRAVRPLRDGVIADFDAAEQMLKTFIQKGNEGRGIVAPRLVVGIPSGVTGVERRAVREAGLAGAREVHLIDEPVAAAIGAGLPVTEPVGTMIVDIGGGTTEVAVLSLGGTVLSESVRVAGDEISDSIGVYLKKVHNLVVGERTAEEIKIRIGSAFPDNEFDQTVMDVRGLHLLSGLPRTIQLQAGDLREAIAEPLNVIVEAVKRTLERTPPELAADIVDRGIMLAGGGALVRGLSDLISHETGIFTHIAEDPLLCVVKGCGQVLEDYKRLQRVLDTPEFVRAAAAV from the coding sequence GTGCTCTTCCGCCGCTTCCAGTTGTCCCGCGACATCGGCATTGACCTGGGCACGGCTAACACCCTGATTTACGTCTCCGGCAAGGGGATTGTGCTGCAGGAGCCCTCGGTGGTCGCCCTCGATCTTGAGCGCGGCGTCACCATGGCGGTAGGTGATGAAGCGAAGTTGATGCTGGGGCGGACGCCCGGCAACATCCGCGCAGTGCGTCCCTTGCGCGATGGCGTGATTGCTGATTTCGATGCCGCAGAGCAGATGCTCAAGACCTTTATTCAGAAGGGCAATGAGGGCCGCGGCATTGTTGCGCCAAGGTTGGTGGTGGGTATTCCTAGTGGTGTGACCGGGGTCGAACGGCGGGCCGTGCGCGAAGCCGGTCTAGCCGGCGCCCGCGAAGTGCACCTCATCGATGAGCCGGTGGCAGCTGCCATCGGTGCCGGTCTGCCGGTGACCGAACCGGTCGGAACGATGATTGTTGATATTGGTGGTGGCACCACCGAGGTCGCTGTGCTCAGTCTTGGTGGCACGGTGCTCAGCGAGTCGGTGCGGGTCGCAGGCGATGAAATCAGCGATTCCATCGGTGTGTATCTCAAGAAAGTGCACAACCTGGTGGTGGGCGAACGCACCGCAGAAGAGATCAAGATCCGCATCGGCTCTGCCTTCCCCGATAACGAGTTCGACCAGACTGTGATGGACGTGCGCGGCCTGCACTTGTTGTCCGGTCTGCCTCGCACCATTCAGCTCCAGGCCGGCGACCTCAGAGAGGCCATCGCCGAGCCACTCAATGTGATTGTGGAAGCGGTGAAGCGCACCCTGGAACGCACGCCGCCCGAACTGGCCGCCGACATCGTCGATCGCGGGATCATGCTGGCTGGAGGCGGTGCCCTAGTGCGGGGCCTTAGCGACTTGATCAGCCATGAGACCGGCATTTTCACGCACATTGCTGAAGACCCTCTGCTCTGCGTGGTCAAGGGATGCGGTCAGGTGCTTGAGGATTACAAACGTCTCCAGCGGGTGCTTGACACCCCTGAATTCGTTCGAGCCGCGGCTGCCGTCTAA
- a CDS encoding sugar ABC transporter substrate-binding protein — translation MTEFKQRRLVLVGLAVAGLATIGWGCRRPAAPESTLQLWTLELAPKFNPYMTSVIEAWETRYPDVPVRWTDLLWGTVERKLLAAVFARTAPDLVNLNPPFAANLASKGGLTDLTPLLPDGASERYLPSVWDAARDPKGGQIAIPWYLTVRLSLVNRDLLRGAGLEQAPQRWEDVPAFARQIRERTGHYGVFVTVVPDDSAELLESMVQMGVTLLDDRQRAAFNTPAGRKAFAFWTNLYREGLLPREVVSQGQRRAVELFQSGELALLASGAKFLGNIQTNAPGVAAVTEPRPPLTGTDGVANVALMTLVVPRQSDNAADAVLFALFLTNGENQARFAREALVLPSSTQALAAVRAELEAERPSDPGAAQIREARLLSAETLERARVLVPATPGVKRLQSIIYTQLQRAMLGQISSDQAVREAEEQWNRYARSRWP, via the coding sequence ATGACTGAATTCAAACAACGGCGGTTGGTCCTGGTCGGTCTGGCGGTTGCAGGCCTGGCGACCATTGGCTGGGGCTGTCGTAGACCCGCAGCTCCGGAGAGCACGCTGCAGCTCTGGACTCTGGAGCTAGCGCCCAAATTCAACCCCTATATGACATCGGTGATTGAGGCCTGGGAGACCCGTTATCCAGATGTCCCGGTGCGTTGGACCGATCTCCTCTGGGGGACTGTGGAACGCAAGCTGCTGGCCGCGGTGTTTGCCCGCACGGCACCGGATCTGGTGAATCTGAATCCTCCTTTTGCTGCCAACTTGGCCAGCAAGGGAGGACTGACGGATCTCACCCCGCTGTTGCCCGATGGTGCCTCCGAGCGCTACTTGCCTTCGGTCTGGGATGCAGCTCGGGACCCAAAGGGCGGGCAGATTGCGATTCCCTGGTACCTCACGGTGCGTCTGAGCCTGGTGAACCGCGATCTGCTGCGCGGTGCTGGGCTCGAGCAGGCTCCTCAGCGCTGGGAGGACGTGCCCGCTTTTGCCAGACAAATCCGCGAACGCACCGGGCACTACGGAGTGTTTGTGACTGTGGTGCCGGATGACTCCGCCGAACTGCTGGAGTCGATGGTGCAGATGGGTGTGACCTTGCTCGATGACCGCCAGAGGGCTGCCTTCAATACCCCGGCCGGTCGCAAGGCTTTCGCCTTCTGGACCAATCTTTACCGGGAGGGTCTCTTGCCGCGGGAAGTGGTCAGCCAGGGACAGCGGCGGGCAGTCGAGCTGTTTCAGAGCGGTGAGCTGGCCTTGCTAGCCAGTGGTGCGAAGTTCCTGGGCAACATCCAGACCAATGCACCCGGGGTGGCAGCGGTCACCGAGCCACGACCGCCGCTCACCGGGACTGATGGAGTGGCCAATGTGGCTTTGATGACCCTAGTGGTCCCGCGGCAAAGCGACAACGCTGCGGATGCGGTGCTGTTTGCTCTCTTCCTCACCAATGGCGAGAACCAGGCCCGCTTCGCGCGCGAGGCGCTGGTACTGCCCTCGTCGACGCAGGCCCTGGCGGCGGTGAGGGCGGAGTTGGAGGCAGAGCGTCCCTCGGATCCAGGCGCTGCTCAGATTCGTGAGGCACGGTTGCTGTCTGCTGAAACCCTGGAGCGGGCACGGGTGCTTGTGCCGGCTACACCAGGTGTGAAGCGGCTTCAAAGCATCATTTACACCCAGCTGCAGCGGGCGATGCTGGGCCAGATCAGCAGTGATCAGGCCGTGCGTGAGGCTGAAGAGCAGTGGAATCGCTACGCACGCTCACGCTGGCCTTGA
- the rpaB gene encoding response regulator transcription factor RpaB: MPEGPSQTRGDGPLQLAPEPHKATVLVVDDEPAVRRVLVMRLQLAGYRVVCAEDGEQALEMFHSESPDLVVLDVMLPKLDGFAVCRRLRAESCVPIIFLSALEAISERVAGLDLGADDYLPKPFSPKELEARIATILRRVGRGSATAEPRELPTGQGVVRVGDLVVDTNRRQVTRGNERISLTYTEFSLLELLFREPGRVVPRAEILEQLWGYPPRRAADLRVVDVYVARLRGKLEPDPRNPELILTVRGIGYSSQRMGDGAPAAAAG; this comes from the coding sequence ATGCCAGAAGGGCCATCACAAACCAGAGGTGATGGGCCGCTTCAGCTGGCTCCTGAGCCCCACAAAGCCACCGTGCTGGTGGTCGACGATGAGCCTGCAGTTCGTCGCGTTTTGGTGATGCGGCTCCAGTTAGCTGGTTACCGAGTGGTCTGTGCCGAAGATGGCGAGCAGGCCTTGGAAATGTTCCACAGCGAGTCACCGGACCTGGTGGTGCTCGATGTGATGCTGCCCAAGCTCGATGGCTTCGCTGTTTGCCGTCGCTTGCGCGCCGAGTCTTGTGTACCAATCATTTTCCTCTCCGCGCTGGAAGCCATTTCCGAGCGGGTGGCGGGACTTGATCTTGGGGCTGACGATTACCTTCCGAAACCCTTCAGCCCGAAGGAGCTGGAAGCGCGCATCGCCACCATTCTGCGCCGGGTGGGCCGCGGCTCTGCCACCGCCGAACCCAGGGAGCTGCCAACCGGTCAGGGCGTGGTGCGCGTCGGTGATCTGGTGGTGGACACCAACCGTCGACAGGTGACGCGTGGTAACGAACGCATCTCGCTCACCTACACAGAGTTCAGCCTTCTTGAGCTGTTGTTCCGCGAGCCCGGCCGTGTGGTGCCTCGTGCCGAAATCCTGGAACAACTCTGGGGTTACCCACCCCGCCGTGCCGCTGATCTGCGTGTGGTGGACGTGTATGTGGCCCGCTTGCGTGGCAAGTTAGAGCCCGACCCTCGCAACCCGGAGCTGATTCTCACCGTCCGTGGCATTGGTTATTCCTCTCAGCGCATGGGCGATGGTGCTCCTGCTGCTGCAGCTGGCTAG
- a CDS encoding rod shape-determining protein MreD, with translation MTPLHRQPTCVASVLLVPLLQLAGPSWLTLEGVPPSWAMLWLLPWSLVDGPVPGLIAGAGLGMVLDGLSLGDTTQVPGLMLMGWWWGRLGRRGPPIQRSLNLGLLAWIGTVVLGLSLWLQWLVLGVPEAMIQAWALHTTVAQSLITGLLAPMVGSWQLLLWRRRSPA, from the coding sequence ATGACCCCACTGCATCGCCAGCCCACCTGTGTGGCCTCCGTGTTGCTGGTGCCTCTGCTTCAGCTCGCAGGACCGTCCTGGCTCACTTTGGAGGGCGTCCCTCCCAGCTGGGCCATGCTCTGGTTGCTGCCCTGGTCTTTGGTGGATGGACCCGTCCCCGGTTTGATTGCTGGAGCCGGCCTGGGGATGGTGTTGGACGGGCTCAGCCTGGGCGACACCACGCAGGTGCCGGGATTGATGTTGATGGGCTGGTGGTGGGGACGACTGGGACGTCGCGGGCCACCGATTCAGCGCAGCCTCAATCTCGGTTTACTGGCCTGGATCGGCACGGTGGTGCTTGGGTTGAGCCTCTGGCTGCAGTGGCTGGTGCTGGGGGTACCGGAAGCGATGATCCAGGCTTGGGCACTGCACACCACCGTGGCGCAGTCGCTGATCACTGGACTGCTGGCCCCGATGGTCGGATCCTGGCAACTGCTCCTCTGGCGACGCCGGTCCCCTGCATGA
- the mreC gene encoding rod shape-determining protein MreC produces MGSSQWPQGSRLRSVQRLWPWLLLLVALGLVRFSKGAGFADAFALISRPFWPGTAQREWVQSATKQEEAARLMLLEEDNARLRGLLKLNQQSSGDWLQAAVISRAASGWWQQLELGTGSIQGVAKDDAVVGPGGLVGRVQSVTPTTSRVRLLTAPGSRIGVWLPRTRQHGLLLGLGTARPQLQFLDKEVRVKEGDLVSTSPASTLLPPNLPVAVVQSINLRAVPAPTALVQLIAAPDAIDWVQVKVR; encoded by the coding sequence ATGGGTTCTTCCCAGTGGCCGCAGGGGTCGCGGCTGCGTTCGGTTCAGCGCCTGTGGCCCTGGTTGCTGCTGCTCGTGGCGCTTGGCTTGGTGCGATTCAGTAAAGGTGCCGGTTTCGCCGATGCCTTTGCGTTGATTAGCCGCCCGTTCTGGCCCGGTACGGCGCAGCGCGAATGGGTTCAATCCGCCACAAAGCAGGAAGAGGCTGCCCGACTGATGCTGCTGGAGGAAGACAACGCTCGCCTTCGGGGCCTGTTGAAACTAAACCAGCAGTCGTCTGGCGATTGGCTTCAAGCCGCTGTGATTTCGCGTGCCGCGTCCGGTTGGTGGCAGCAGCTGGAGCTCGGCACGGGATCGATCCAGGGTGTGGCCAAAGACGATGCGGTGGTGGGTCCCGGTGGTCTGGTCGGTCGTGTGCAGAGCGTGACGCCCACCACCAGTCGCGTGCGTTTGCTCACGGCTCCTGGTAGCCGGATCGGCGTCTGGTTGCCCCGCACCCGTCAGCATGGCCTGCTGTTGGGGCTGGGCACGGCTCGGCCTCAGTTGCAGTTTCTCGACAAGGAAGTTCGGGTGAAGGAAGGGGATCTGGTCAGCACCTCTCCTGCTAGCACTCTCTTGCCCCCCAATCTGCCGGTGGCGGTGGTGCAATCGATCAACCTGCGGGCTGTGCCAGCTCCCACGGCTCTGGTGCAATTGATTGCTGCTCCTGATGCCATCGACTGGGTTCAGGTGAAGGTGCGCTGA